The following coding sequences are from one Solea solea chromosome 4, fSolSol10.1, whole genome shotgun sequence window:
- the mrps31 gene encoding 28S ribosomal protein S31, mitochondrial, with amino-acid sequence MYRSLFRIVHTARSPSVILYESVKCDKAAVFRFANGGVGKLLSTSSVQLCEKKDDVVPSGLGEKTNADVKSELTESPDLAVQKVVDEGVVFTVAEQKQDPVELKTEDGSTTLHQTDVEPEQNMAKPQKDKTDAPKSGKESLLDLLGAMKVEVTNKRKVKTLQAQQIYESSTKSKPADMESTTSMFQKAAEQNVSSQSAALDPELVSAASAAAATLLNSTQAESELLKQLRQHEAITEAQKKGDINSLGVIIADMKVGKNTKRQNAQPANQIQFDEDGRGYKDRAETEVAPRRNLFKGKRLNIFSPVTDDDGVDSAVARPTLWDMDFANQLSMSVNQTPRNGLEEMIQWTKEGKMWQYPINNEVGLEEEASVHFHEHVFLDEHLKEGFPRQGPVLHFMELVVAGLSKNPYLTVQQKKEHISWFRDYFHQKEDVLKEADVFLN; translated from the exons ATGTACAGATCTTTATTTCGGATTGTTCACACAGCACGAAGTCCTTCAGTCATTCTTTATGAGTCAGTTAAATGTGACAAAGCTGCAGTTTTCAG GTTTGCAAATGGAGGTGTCGGCAAATTGCTCAGCACAAGTTCAGTCCAGCTGTGTGAAAAGAAAGACGATGTTGTTCCCTCTGGTCTCGGtgagaaaacaaatgcagacGTAAAATCTGAACTGACAGAAAGTCCTGATTTGGCAGTGCAGAAGGTTGTAGATGAAGGAGTAGTTTTCACAGTGGCTGAACAAAAGCAGGACCCAGTTGAGTTAAAGACAGAGGATGGAAGTACCACACTGCATCAGACAGACGTTGAACCTGAACAGAATATGGCAAAgccacaaaaagacaaaacagatgCACCAAAAAGTGGGAAGGAGAGTCTCCTTGACCTTCTTGGTGCCATGAAGGTAGAAGTTACCAACAAGAGGAAGGTCAAAACTTTGCAAGCACAGCAAATTTATGAGTCGTCGACCAAATCCAAGCCAGCTGATATGGAGAGTACCACCAGTATGTTTCAGAAGGCTGCAGAGCAGAACGTTTCGTCACAGAG CGCTGCGCTGGATCCTGAACTGGTTTCAGCTGCGTCTGCTGCTGCGGCCACTCTGCTGAACAGCACTCAGGCCGAGTCTGAGCTGCTGAAGCAGCTGAGGCAGCATGAGGCCATTACTGAGGCGCAGAAGAAAGGGGACATAAACAGCCTGGG AGTAATTATCGCTGACATGAAAGTAGGAAAGAACACCAAGCGCCAGAACGCTCAGCCGGCCAATCAGATCCAATTTGATGAAGACGGGAGAGGATACAAGGACAGAGCTGAGACAGAGGTTGCTCCTAGAAG GAACTTGTTCAAAGGGAAAAGACTTAATATCTTCTCTCCAGTCACGGATGATGATGGAGTTGATTCTGCAGTTG CTCGACCGACTTTATGGGACATGGACTTTGCAAACCAGTTATCAATGTCAGTCAACCAAACCCCCCGCAACGGGCTTGAGGAAATGATCCAGTGGACCAAAGAGGGGAAAATGTGGCAGTATCCAATCAACAATGAAGTTG GACTGGAGGAGGAAGCCAGTGTCCATTTTCATGAGCACGTCTTCTTAGACGAACATCTGAAGGAGGGCTTCCCTCGTCAGGGACCAGTGCTTCACTTCATGGAACTTGTGGTAGCCGGTCTGTCCAAAAACCCTTACCTTACTGTCCAACAGAAGAAGGAACATATTTCCTGGTTCAGAGACTACTTCCACCAAAAAGAGGACGTCCTTAAGGAAGCTGATGTTTTCCTCAACTAA